The proteins below are encoded in one region of Sporosarcina sp. FSL K6-1508:
- a CDS encoding aldo/keto reductase gives MKNLQSTTTLNNGVNMPWLGLGVFKVEEGQELVDAVKTAISHGYRSIDTAAIYGNEVGVGQGIRKALEETGIVRDDLFITSKVWNSELGYDTTIAAYEESLIKLGLDYLDLYLIHWPVAGKYKEAWRALETLYKEGRVKAIGVSNFQIHHLEKLMKDAEIKPMVNQVEYHPRLTQKDLQAFCQQYGIQLEAWSPLMQGELLDNAELQEIAKKYNKSVAQIILRWDLQNGVVTIPKSTKEHRIVENASVFDFELTADDMRSIDSLNQNHRVGPDPDNFDF, from the coding sequence ATGAAAAACTTACAATCTACAACTACGTTGAATAATGGTGTTAACATGCCTTGGTTAGGTCTTGGCGTATTTAAAGTTGAAGAGGGTCAGGAACTGGTAGATGCGGTGAAGACTGCAATATCACATGGTTATCGCAGTATCGATACAGCTGCTATATACGGCAATGAAGTTGGCGTTGGACAAGGTATTCGAAAGGCGCTTGAAGAGACAGGTATTGTGAGAGACGATCTATTTATCACGTCCAAAGTTTGGAATTCAGAGTTGGGATATGATACAACAATCGCAGCTTATGAAGAGAGCTTAATAAAACTCGGCTTGGATTATTTGGATCTATATCTTATTCACTGGCCGGTAGCAGGCAAGTATAAAGAGGCTTGGCGTGCATTGGAAACACTTTATAAAGAAGGCCGGGTTAAAGCAATCGGGGTAAGTAATTTCCAAATTCATCACCTCGAAAAATTGATGAAGGATGCCGAAATTAAACCAATGGTGAACCAAGTGGAATATCACCCGCGTTTGACACAAAAGGACCTGCAAGCATTTTGCCAGCAATACGGTATTCAGTTGGAGGCATGGTCTCCACTTATGCAGGGAGAGTTGCTCGATAACGCAGAACTTCAGGAAATCGCGAAAAAATATAACAAATCTGTTGCTCAAATCATTTTACGCTGGGATTTACAAAATGGCGTAGTTACAATTCCGAAATCGACGAAAGAACACCGTATTGTCGAAAATGCGTCAGTGTTTGATTTTGAATTAACGGCGGATGATATGAGGAGTATTGATAGTTTGAACCAAAATCACCGGGTTGGTCCAGATCCGGATAACTTTGACTTTTAA
- a CDS encoding winged helix-turn-helix transcriptional regulator — protein sequence MTKKKYNISVEATLEVIGGKWKCVILCHLTHGKKRTNELKRLMPDITQKMLTQQLRELEADGVINRIAYNQVPPKVEYELSEYGLSLESILDALCAWGVVHITKVYGDKSSVLEDSILNENLN from the coding sequence ATGACAAAAAAGAAGTATAATATTTCCGTGGAAGCAACTTTAGAAGTAATCGGTGGAAAATGGAAATGTGTGATTCTGTGCCATTTAACTCATGGCAAAAAACGGACAAATGAATTGAAACGACTCATGCCTGACATTACGCAAAAAATGTTAACACAACAATTGCGTGAACTGGAGGCAGATGGTGTTATAAACCGTATTGCTTACAACCAAGTTCCTCCGAAAGTGGAGTATGAGTTAAGTGAATACGGCTTGAGTTTAGAGAGCATATTGGATGCGCTATGCGCATGGGGTGTTGTTCATATTACGAAGGTATATGGAGACAAGTCTTCCGTCTTAGAGGATAGCATTTTAAACGAAAATCTAAACTAA
- a CDS encoding MFS transporter — MTVDKKRSIFALLALAISAFAIGTTEFISVGLLPLISQDLDISVTTAGLTVSLYALGVMIGAPVLTSVTSRMPRKSLLLWIMVVFIIGNGIAASATSIAVLLAARVISAFAHGVFMAIGSTIAADLVPENRRASAISIMFTGLTVATITGVPFGTFIGQQFGWRFAFVAIVVIGIAGFIANSILVPSDLRQSPPTTIRDQVKLVTNSRILLVLAITALGYGGTFVVFTYLSPLLQTITGFKQETIVLILLVYGVAIAIGNMIGGKLSNKNPVGSLFYMFIAQAIVLFVLTFTVPFKVAGLVTIIFMGLFAFMNVSGLQVYVVTLAERFVPSAIDVASAMNIAAFNAGIAMGAFLGGVVTDSIGLIHTAWIGGTMVLIAAILTGVSRVLEKKDSSVINLS, encoded by the coding sequence ATGACGGTAGATAAAAAAAGAAGTATATTTGCACTGCTTGCATTAGCGATAAGCGCTTTTGCAATTGGAACAACGGAATTTATCAGTGTAGGGTTATTGCCGCTGATTTCTCAAGATCTGGATATATCGGTTACAACAGCTGGACTGACTGTTTCGCTGTATGCGTTAGGTGTAATGATAGGAGCACCAGTTTTAACATCGGTCACTTCTAGAATGCCAAGGAAATCATTACTGCTATGGATTATGGTAGTCTTTATTATTGGGAATGGTATCGCGGCGAGTGCAACAAGTATTGCCGTCTTACTGGCAGCCCGTGTCATTTCCGCATTTGCACATGGTGTATTTATGGCAATTGGTTCAACGATTGCTGCAGATTTAGTTCCTGAAAATCGCAGAGCAAGTGCAATTTCAATCATGTTTACAGGACTTACAGTTGCAACGATTACTGGCGTTCCATTTGGTACATTTATCGGACAACAGTTTGGTTGGCGCTTTGCCTTTGTGGCAATCGTAGTGATAGGGATTGCAGGGTTTATTGCGAATAGTATTCTTGTTCCGTCCGATTTACGTCAAAGTCCTCCGACAACGATTCGGGACCAAGTAAAGCTCGTCACGAATAGCCGAATATTGCTGGTATTAGCGATTACAGCATTGGGATATGGGGGCACATTTGTCGTTTTCACATATTTGTCTCCGTTGCTTCAGACAATAACGGGATTTAAACAAGAAACGATTGTCCTTATTTTACTTGTATATGGAGTTGCGATTGCAATAGGTAATATGATTGGTGGAAAACTTTCAAATAAAAACCCAGTTGGTTCGCTGTTCTATATGTTTATTGCTCAGGCAATTGTGCTTTTTGTTTTGACGTTTACGGTACCATTTAAAGTAGCAGGTCTTGTAACAATAATTTTCATGGGTTTGTTTGCCTTTATGAATGTATCGGGACTTCAAGTCTATGTTGTCACGTTAGCTGAACGTTTTGTACCAAGTGCGATAGACGTCGCTTCCGCAATGAACATTGCTGCATTTAATGCAGGAATTGCGATGGGCGCATTCTTAGGAGGAGTTGTCACCGATTCGATTGGGCTCATTCATACGGCTTGGATTGGTGGAACAATGGTACTGATTGCAGCCATATTAACCGGTGTCAGTCGAGTGTTGGAAAAAAAAGATTCGTCGGTGATTAACTTATCCTAA